Part of the Halomarina litorea genome is shown below.
CCGAGCGCCGTCGTCTCGTCGACGACGGGCCGGACGATGTCGGTGCCGACGATGTCCGCCTGCAACTGACAGAGGAAGTTGTTCTTGACCGCGCCGCCGTCGACCCGGAGGCTGGTGAGTTCGATGCCGCTGTCGTCGCGCATCGCCTCGGCCACGTCACGCGTCTGGAAGGCGATGGCTTCCAGGGTGGCCCGGACGAGGTGGCCCTTGCGCGTCCCCCGGGTCAGGCCGACGACGGTCCCGCGTGCGCGCTGGTCCCAGTGGGGCGCGCCGAGACCGGTGAACGCCGGGACGAAGTAGACGCCGTCGGTGGAGTCCACCCCGCGTGCGAGGTTCTCCGTCTCGGCGGCGTTCCCGATGAGGTCGATGTCCTCCAGCCACTCGATCGCGGCCCCGGTGATGAAGATGGACCCCTCCAGCGCGTACTGGACGGGTTCGCCCGAGCGCTGGAAGCCGACCGTCGTCAACAGCCCGTGGTCGCTCTCGACGGCCTCGTTACCCGTGTTGAGCAGGAAGAACGAGCCCGTCCCGTAGGTGTTCTTCGCGTCGCCGGCGTCGAAACACGTCTGGCCGAACAGCGCGGCCTGCTGGTCGCCGAGCGCTCCCGCGACGGGAACCCTCTCCCCGAGGAACCCCTCGGGGTCGGTGTAGCCGTAGTAGTCCGCGTCGCTCGACGGGCGGACCTCGGGGAGACAGGCGCGGGGCACGTCGAACTCCTCGAGGAGGTCGTCGTCCCACGACATGTCGTGGATGTCGAACAGCATCGTCCGCGAGGCGTTCGTGACGTCGGTGATGTGGTTGCCCGTCAGGTTGTAGGTCAGCCACGAGTCGATGGTGCCGAAGAGCACCTCGCCCTCCTCGGCGCGCTCCCGGACGTCCGCCGGGCGCGCCCGCTGGAGTTTGATGGGGTCGGCGTTGTCCAGCAGCCACTCGGCCTTCGTCGCCGAGAAGTAGGCGTCCGGCTGGAGGCCCGTCTTCGCGCGCACCTCCTCGTCTTTCCCCTCCGCCTGCAGCCGCTCGATGCGGTCGGTCGTCCGTCGGTCCTGCCAGACGATGGCGTTGTGGACCGGACGACCCGTGTCGGCGTCCCAGAGCAGGGTGGTCTCGCGCTGGTTGGTGATGCCGATGGCCGCGAGCTGGGAGGGGCCGATATCGGCCTTCGAGAGGCCCCGCTGGATGACCTCGGTGGTGTTCTCCCAGATTTCGGCCGGGT
Proteins encoded:
- the glpK gene encoding glycerol kinase GlpK encodes the protein MSEDTYVGAVDQGTTGTRFMVFDHGGRVVANAYETHEQIYPEPGWVEHDPAEIWENTTEVIQRGLSKADIGPSQLAAIGITNQRETTLLWDADTGRPVHNAIVWQDRRTTDRIERLQAEGKDEEVRAKTGLQPDAYFSATKAEWLLDNADPIKLQRARPADVRERAEEGEVLFGTIDSWLTYNLTGNHITDVTNASRTMLFDIHDMSWDDDLLEEFDVPRACLPEVRPSSDADYYGYTDPEGFLGERVPVAGALGDQQAALFGQTCFDAGDAKNTYGTGSFFLLNTGNEAVESDHGLLTTVGFQRSGEPVQYALEGSIFITGAAIEWLEDIDLIGNAAETENLARGVDSTDGVYFVPAFTGLGAPHWDQRARGTVVGLTRGTRKGHLVRATLEAIAFQTRDVAEAMRDDSGIELTSLRVDGGAVKNNFLCQLQADIVGTDIVRPVVDETTALGAAYAAGLAVGYWETVDELRDNWQVDREFTPDADADLERRYGRWSEAVERSKDWAREEE